The Electrophorus electricus isolate fEleEle1 chromosome 4, fEleEle1.pri, whole genome shotgun sequence region CTAATGTAGAAGCAAAAGAGGAAATTGTAAAATGCATCTCACTGTCAGCAGCTGGACCCCATGTGTTCATCATTGTGTTGAGTCTAGTAAGGTTTTACACAGGAGGAGAAGGACACAGTGAATCTGATCAAGAAAATGTTTGGCCCAGAAGCAGCAAAGTATAGCATAGTGTTGTTCACCAGAGGAGATGAACTGGGAAATGAGACAATCAAAGATTATGTTCAAAGGAGTGATCATGCAGATTAAGCTAATCAGGATCTGTGGTGGAagagttcatgtatttaataacaaagaagaaaaagctcaCACCCAAGTCACTGACCTTCTCAAGATGATTGAAGAAATGATAAAGTTTGACAGGAATAATTACTTTACAAATGAGATGTTTGCGATGGCAGAGATATCTATACAGCAGAAACAAGAAGAgattttgaaagaaagaaagagatacagGCTGAGAAAGAGGCTCTAAAGGCCAAATTTGAGGAAGAACAGCAAAAGTTAAAGAAGCatctggagaaagagagagagctggtgGAAAAGAAAAGACGTCACAGGGAAGAAAAGTttaaggaaaaggaaaaagctCTGAGACGAGAGTATGAGAGGAAAGAAGAAGCAGCGAGAGAGACGGCAGGTGGAGGACCTgagaagggaggaagaggaaggacaacaaaaagcaaaaaatgaacAAGTACTAGAGGATATGaggaaagaaatggaaaacCAAAAAGGTACATTTCTCTTATTTCAGTGGGTGAAATAAGTACTGAAcatgacatgaaattctcaccagatatCAGTaacaatccacacatgcaaagaaatcaaaccatagatgtccataaattgttatgtataataatgtgaaatgacacagggaaaaagtattgaacacatgaagaaagagaggtgcaaaaagccatggaaagtcatgacaccagctgaaatctatcagtaattagaaagcaatcctgccacttagtgcaaattaatatcagctggttcaagtgatggcctataaaaagatGTCTCATTACTAAGGTGCCACTCAAGAAACATCTCACAATGGGTAAAACCAGTAAGCTCATTATTAAgttattacacataacttagTTAATGGACATCtatgatttctttgcatgtatggattggatgggttgttactgaCATCTGGTAAGAATTTGATGTCAATAGCttctttagaaatatatttacttagaaaattggtgacatgttcaataattatttcacccgctgtatgTCACTTTAATTGGAAACAATAttgtttcatgttcattttctttctcagatCAGAAAACCCAGTTTATTCTTATATAACTGTTGACAGAAGGGAAATGTTTTTAGCTTTGTTCAAATTCATTTTCATAGTTTTTCCTTGCTGCAATTTTTGAACTTTGCTTAAGTACCCCTTAATTATTAAGCAGATTGACATTAAggtaaactttttaaaaacattttgccatATTTTTTACTTATGGAAAACATTTATAGATgcgttcatttttaaatattgttattacaACTTCTGCTATATTTTACGTATAAGGTCAGAAggattacattaaaaaaaaaaattatttgtaaaatataaaattttaaatgaattaaatgtctattttctctttcacaAACCGCCTGCAATGCCGCCATGAACTCCCAGTTGGCAAACCCCGCAGTAAGAAATGGGGACTGGTGCTTATTGGGAAATGTCTGGGGTGTttaacacagcagagcagacatcATCACATAAGTTATGCTTCTTGCACAGATccagcacacagaacagaaggaTAAGTACTATCCCATCTCCCAATGGTAAGTTACATGTTGTGTCACATATCTGCACAGGGTACATGATGATGCACTTGactaattattaaatatttatatccaGTTATGATATGTGTGGGGATATACAGAAATGTTCCTTACAGTCCTGGTGACTCACATTCCTGCACTATTTAATGTTTCTTGTCCTATAATATCTGCTTTAAGATGTGAAATACACTTAAATGGTTTGCTCATGGGGTGCAGGGTGTTGGTGTGGGTTGTGCCTTAACCTTGTCCCAGCAGGTCCACCTCACAGAGGACATTGTGTCCTGGTGTTGTTAATGCTTTGATTATGTCTGAAGGAATGTTCTCAAAGCCTTAGGGAGTGAATCTTTCATTCCAACTAGAAGTTTCTGACAGGTGTATATGCTTGCTCAAATtattcaagttgtattcagtcataattggaaGTCACTTTTCACTCAGTTGCATACATATTTGCACACATAAATAGCAGGGTATATAGATAAGGCAATCAGGCAAAAAACCTGCAAGTGTTAATCTGGGCTTGGTGTGATGCTAGCAGCACAGAGGGAATGAGAGGCAAGCGTAAAATAAAGGAGTCCTTATTCTCCACGATTCAAATAAAGCAAAGCAACAGACTGCAAAGCAGTGGTAAAAAGACAACAGATATGATTAAGACATAGGCTTTCACTGTGAGGAAGAGCAGTAGGTAGCTTGGTAGCAATGTGCAATCTGTTCTCAGTCCCCAGTCTATTGGTGTTACCTGTATGTAGTTTCCAATGTAAGAagcctgtgggcttaaataaggacagggaaaataaggaacaggtgaggatCCCTCCAGCCTCCTGGAGCATGGTCACCCAGGCCAATGAGCAGCAGGCTTCTGCAGGTGTTCTCGGTGAAAGGAGGCAGTGAGGTTGGGATCCAGTATCTGGGAGGCAATGTTCGTCTGGGTCATACCAGCCTATGAGCTACTGCAGCTTCCTGCCTCTCCATCTTGAATTGAGCAGAGCATGCACCTTATAGGCAGGTCTTCCCTCCATCTCCAGCAGTCACGGCAGTGGTCCGAAGGGTCCTCATTGTCAGAGAGGCGTCCCTACACCACAGGCTTTAGGGACGACACATGGAAGGCTGATGATGCACGGCTGCTCCTCAACATCCTTATCCAATAAGTGAATTCATTAATACCGACTGAGTACAGTATAGGCATATTTCGGACTCAGCTTGCTTGCATGTCCCACCCAGCCGTCTTTTGTAGCAACCCATGCCTTGTCTCCAGTTTCATGACGTGGGGCTTCTATGGCAGAGCACAACTGTTGGTGAGTTTCCTTCCATATCTGTTCCCTGCGTTACACCACGTCTGGACAAGTTACAAACTACTGTCTATATATAATGTCTAATTGGTTCACATTTCTATTAAACACAATTAGGAGtgattaacaatttgtttacaataagcatGAGGTGTGCAACAAACAAATTAAGTGATATGGATGAACAACAGATAATCTACTCATGTGGATGTGGGAAGAAAAATGTTGGCTGTCCTGGTAAGGGTTTGATTCTGATGGAATTAGTTACTTGAAGTATCACAGGTGCTTGAAGTATAACCAAGCTTGACAGAGCTTCCTGCATTCCAATCTGTGATTTTTATGACACCAAAGTAGAGGGGGAAGGGGCGGAAATCCAGGACAGCATGATAAGTTATCAGCTAGGCTATTAATGTCATTGATGCTCAGCATTATGGTACCAGAGGGGTCCTGGCTCCTGTCTCCGTGGCCcgggggtgagagaaagcctACCCTGAGCAGGCCAGAGTTCCATCAGAGGGATAACTTGTCTATCTTCACTACAATATCAAACTCATCTGCTCAAGGCTGGGTGGGTCTTGTAGGTTTGAGGATCAGCAGGTTATGGGGGCCTGTTGGGTTTGAGCATTACCAGGCTGTGTTGGCTGGGTGGGCCTGATGGGACAAAGTATAGTCCTAATGCAGGAGAGATATGCACATAGTGTACATCCAGACCCAGCCAGAATGTTATACTGCTCTGACCAACCTTGTACACTGATGAATATGTTCAAACACCATATGGGGAActaactttaaaataaacacatagtGGGGATCTGGGAATATAAAGTGTTCAGGACAGATCCGAAAAGACAGGAGATGAGGGGAAACAGGAGAGGACTAAAAGGAAAGCTTCATATTGATCTAGGCAAAACTAATATAGGTGTTGTGTGTCTACCTCTGCCTGCATTTCAATGACTTAACAGATTTGAAAGaactacattttatattttaaagtactGATTAGAAAGCAAGTTTGTTGGGAATAACTGCAACCTTATCTTTCTGAAATCAtgcaatttatttatgattatgaCTTTCTGATGTGACACCAAATAAACCACTACAAATACAGTAAAGATTTAACACACAGTTTAGATCAATTAAACTGAAACAACTCTGTTGCTCAATTGAGGGAGTTGGAGACAAAATGTGCTagaattccaaaaaaaaaaaatccatgtcCAACAATATACATGAATATTTGATTATgtactaatatttatatatgtcaGTTACATTAAAAGCAACTGTAGCAGTACAAACACCCCAATAAATTGGCAATAAAAGTTATGATGAGATTAATTGTGGCACCATCACTATCAAATTTATATACCCATTAATATCCATACATGAAATAACACTCACTGTGTATTAATATTCTTACATGTCAGTTAGTTAAAAGCAATAAACTGAAATTCCTGTACCAACAATAAGAAGTTGTATTCCTTATTCCAGAGATGTATGGCCAAAGAGTACttattaaaaaagcaaacaacatcTATTTAATCAGACACAAAATGATTATAACCTTTTGTTGATTAATTAATAGAATGCTTATAGACTACCCAGTTATAAAGATGTATGTTGTCACATTCTCCAAAATAATGCATTTCttaatttggttttgttgtCCAATGCTTCTTCCTTTTAATGACTTTTTCTATCTCCTTCAGGAGTTTctcctttgtgtttgtgatattTAGACCAGCTTTCTCCAAAAGATCATTGATCATTTTATCATTGTAAGACAACTGAAAGGTGTGATATATGTCTTTCCACATCTTAACTTCACCTGaggaaacacagacatcagTCACTTACAGTATTGCTATTTTACAGTTACTTCAATTCATGATTAGAGAAACATGTTGTTTGCGCTTGTAGTTTGCATGCGCAAGCTAGATAATGAAGCTGGATACACTTATGAAGGTCTGTTTACTGAATATTATAGTTACCTTTACAGTTAACAGTATTAAAAAGAGGCATGTGAATCACAACTGGAGCATTGGGGTTGTTCTTAAACACATAGAAGTCCTTTGGTTCTTCTTCATTCTCTGGCAGTTCAACTGTAGGGAACGGGATCTGAAGATCTTTACACATCTGAGCAGCTTTATCCACTGTCTATAAGGGATAAAACAGAATGCCCCAAATtagctgtgtgtgactgtgcatgtgtgcttgtgtctacAATAACAGTTCTAACTGAAATTATAATCATGTATGAACATATGAATTTATTGCTTAATTAACTACTAAAATAGCCTCTGAGAACTAAAGaataaaaaatcttaaaaacacCACaagcatttgtaaaatatttcatttttttccaactCATGAGAATGAGCAAGAATCTTGTAGTGAAGATGGATTTTatgtttaatcttttttttttttccaaggcATCTTTATAGACTACTGTACAGTTGTGCTATTAGCTGGGCCAGCTGGTCTGTCAGTAGGTTAGATGTGGGAGAAGCGTTGcatgaaaatttaattttagCTAAACTGcttctaaaatatttctaaatatatggGCTAGATTAGAGatattcattcatcttctaaaccacTTATTCTAGTTCAGGTGTGTGAGGGACCATAGTCtatcccagcagcacagggcacaAGGCAGGAACTGACCCAGAACACAGCAGGATTCCATCACAGGGCAGGAACCAACCCAGAACAGGGTCCATCATGAAAATGTATGTGATGTAAAGTTATGTAAACTTCTGACCACAACTGTACATGACCGCTCAGTCTGAGTACAGGTGATGTGCTCTTTAACATGAAATAGTACTTTTCCACTTTTAGCCTTTATATTGTCTATGACATTGCAACAAATTTCATTATTTAGCTAGATACATGGTGATGATGTCGCTAAATTATTTCACTAACAGCAAACTGCACAAGACggctaaaacatttaaaactgctAATGTTTTCCAGTCCCCAGTGAATAAAATGCGTCAGATAAGTACTCCTGGTTTCTGTTGTACTCCCTGGGCATAATGCTGGTATGGAAGGTTTTAGCATATCAGACCCTGAGATATAAAACTTATTCATGCTCGTGGTGCTGTGGTCTCATACCATGTTTTACCTAAATACCTGCCTATATAAACAAAAAGCCTGTTTACACTTGGTCATTTCATATGTCACATCTGAGGCTTCCAACCTGTCCCATAACGTCCCACGCCCCATAATGCCCCAGTCTGTTCTCAGTCCCCAGTCTATTGGTGTTACCTGTATGTAGTTTctcttattgttttctttaaatctaCCTGTGCCTGTTGATCATTGCAAAGTCTCTTTCAGCAGTTTGTATAGTGTCTAAGCTGTTCTGTTGTTTGTGCCTGATAGTTTTGGTTTTAAACTTTCTGCTCGTCCtacttgggtttttttttttttttaactgtagggtatctttaatatttaagtaagtgtgtgtgtgcgcgtgtgtgtgtgtgtgtgtgtgcacgtgtgtgtgtgtgcgtgtgtgtctgcacgcgtgtgtgtgtgtgttacctcaaAGGGATCTCCATCACTGAAGTCAAGGGAAATGATGAGGTCAACATTGCGTTCCTTTCTCAGTACAGAGAAATAGGGTGAGTTGAGTAACAGACCAGTGTCCTCATATTGTCTTGTCTTTGACTCTAGGATGCTGGGATGAACTTCATCAACTGTTAATGAAAGATAAAGAATACTAATTATATAAGATTAAGTTAGTTGTTCAGGCACTTTGTACAATTTCCTTTTTTGCTTCTAATAAATCAGGTATTAAAGTTTCTACAATGGTGGGAGAAAGTGGAGGAAATGAAGCAAGTCAGTAAGGTGCTGGTGAGTCTGTAAGTAGATATGACAGACAGCAATGATGGCAATGTTGGGCTACAAATTAATGTGGAAGGGTTACTAAAGTGATTGGATGAATCTTAAATTAGGATCTCccagattaaagattaaagaaaatCCATGTGTGAACCAGTGGAGGACATCACAAAATGTGAGTAACTAACTGACACAGACATACTATGGACTCTCAACAGAGAGGCTGTTAAATGACAGTTGGAGTCACTTCAGTCAATTGAGGTTTTatgattcaataaataaaacctttCTACGGTAGAAGTCTGGCAAgaagattttgttttgttatggaTACCTTGCAACTTTAAAACTGgaatgttaaaaattgttatccatgataaacacacacaataataataaatatttaataaatatgaaattgaTAACCTTTACATAACCTTGAGGGAGACATAGACAAGATAGCCATTACACAAAAAAGCATCAAACCACAAAATGAAAAGTAGAATTATTTCCCACCTGTCATTTTGTAGAGAAAGTTGTAATGTGTTCCCCAGTCCCACTGCCAAACTTTCCTCATGCATTTAGCAATCACAATGCCTGACAAGATAAAATAGACAGATCGAGGCACTTCTACCTGATCTTAGTTCTGAATTTCAACAGGCACAAATTACCAGTAGaaaaaacaaattgcatttaataacataaatatTTAGAGTATATAGAATCACTCCAGAACAAGTCCTAATGTCTCTTGGTTAACAAGACCTTGTAACACATATCACATTTGGACAGAGCTGCCACCATTTTGTCTTGAACTAACATGATCTGTGTTTAATGGAGTTCTGGAGTTCTCTGTCACTTCCTGATGACATTTACCAGGCCTTGCCTTTATTCCACACTACAGGCTCTGGTAAAAATCAGAAGAAATCTGTTAACATTCATAGAATTGATTGAGCAGAGTTTGGCTTCTTGAATAAGATTTTATGAATTGCCACAGAATACTTGGTCATTCTAAAACAAAGGttaagaaaatttaaaaaaaggaaatcagattataatgtaataataaattaattatttgaataatatttattttacactcAGTAAATGTCTTTTTTCATTAGTACTATGAAGAAACAGTATGAAACACCAGGAAAAGTAGTTGTTCTTCCATTCCTCCAGTGTATTTGTTTCACACAGGCTAATTGAATATTAAATGAAAGCAAGAATCACAATTTCTGCCATgaacacacagaggaaataccaaaaaaaaaaaattaccaaaaGAAGCCAAATCCCAAATCTTGCTGGAATTACTGGATGTGTGCAGCTCCTCTATCATAACTGTAGTTTCACACAGGATTAGGAAGAGATGTGTTAGTTTTACTTTCTgccatgtacacacaaaaaggAAATACATTACCAAAAGAAGTCCCTTACAAATCCAAGGTTCTAAAATCACATTGTTTAGAAAATCCATCAGTAATGCACAGCTCTGGGTCACTACTCACCCACTGTCTTTGGGAACCAGTGAGGGAGACAATCACACACTTTCAGTGTGTAGTTGCTTAAGATCTCATCTGTGATTGGTTCTTGAAGTTTTACCTCATTTCCTTCTTTATCATGCTTttctaaagaaaatgtttatcatGTGTATCTTTTTAAATGCCACTACAAACTAGtgatataataataactaaataataataccTTATTATAAAAAGCCATATTGAATATTGGGTCAGCAGAACCCCATAATTATTaagttattatattaaatacCTATTTATTACTTCAGATTAGATGTTAGGAATGAAGATGTTAGTTTGAATAAGCATGCACTGTTCTTtgaattatgaaatgtttatatgaACACAACCTTTCAGTAATTCATTCATCTTGGTTATGTCATTTTTAAGATCCTCTCCATTGAAGAAGTGAAGATTCAACTCCAGGAGGGTATGCATCACCAGCTCATCATCATTGCTAGCTGAtatatttgctaaaataaacaGATTGACCTTTACaattagtgtttgttttttgttttgtttttttcagaattgAGCTGTTAGGTGGATTGGGGCAGGATGCAAGTGCTGAGTAGAACTTACCTTTTAAAACTAAGTTTTTCAGACCTGTGCTCAATTTGAGTAGCCccttaaaaattgttttttttatctcttcTCCATCAGCTAGTGCACTACCACACAAACCTGTAGATTCAAAAGAAATTAACATATGAGAGCTGTGTAAGATCCAATTTGATCATAAAATTAGCACATTTCAACAGAATAGTTACTGAGCACTTTCATCTTTTCTCCATTTCAAACTTACATCTGGTGGGAATGTGATGAAGTTTGACTCTAATGGTTTAACAACGTGAGAATTGCTTGGCTTGTggttaaataatgaaaattgttGCAAGAATCAACAATATCAGTGAtgtcatataaaaaataataacaataataaaagaaacagacGAAAAATTGCACAAATGGAAATCCCTGTACTATAATGAGAGGGAATTCAGTTTGATTCATCAACATGTGCAGCTGGTAACTGtcaatttgtttttgcaaaccTGGATATTAAAAACCATCTCAATAAAAAGACAAGCTGCACCTCTGAGCATGGCATAACAGGAGGCAATTTGTTTtagatatataaaattatagaaAATATACTGTCTTCTTTCTAAGAGCTTTGAAGGTTTAAACACAAAGTGTTTTGGTGTAAATCTCACTCCATAGAGGAAAGAGCAGCAGGTACTCTTAGAGGTATTAATCTGTTTCTTAAGctttatttacaaaattcaTAAGAAGTGTAGAAGAGTGAAGGTtaaaccccaccccctttttCAGGTATTACCTTGTATGTACAGCATGTCAAGCTCAGGCTGTTCCTCAGTTTTTGCCCCTTTCTCAAACCGACTTCCCAAACATTTGGAATCCACAAAGGCTCCGGTGAGGGAGTAGCCACACTCATGTGGAGTGATCTCAAACCAAGAGTCTATAAACAgacaatataaacatttaattctaTCATACCCCTATACTCATGTAGTGATCTCAAACAAGCACCtacaaactataaaaatgtaattctacCCTAATCATATACCCatgcacattcatacacatatataaacacacatacacgcatacatatgtGCATAAAAAATACCTTTACACAGTGTGTCATATTTGGACTTCTTATCAATCACTGTATAGATGGGATATGGGTTTTTAGTGTGCTGACCCCTCTGTTCTGTGAGAACTTGTTCATCAATCTGCAAAGACATTACAGACTGCAGTGTATACATCTTGAATCACTACATGAAAATAGCTCTTAAAAACGTACTTTCTGACTACTGGATCTGTGGACACTGTTCTTACCTCTTTCACTACACTAGACACAATTAATACTGCCCAGATATCGGTTATGCTGAAGTTGTCCttttcacacattttccttAATTTGCAGCATGTCTTGTGGTAGTTGACTTGATCACTCGTAAGTTTTTGgatgatgttttgtttcactGTCTCCATTTGTTTGGACCAGTCTGGTTCTTGGTACGCTGATGCCATGCACCTTCAGAGATCAGGGAGAATCACAAAGAttacattaacaataacaatgtttatattaaaaagaatacaatttttacattaaaaacaacataatgtttacattaaaaaggAACACAATTGTGACAGCATGGCCACCTCCTCCTTGACTCCTCCCCATgtcagtgtgatgtgtgtgtgtgtgtgtgtgtgtgtgtgtgtgtgtgtgtgtatctacctGCTTATGCCTCTCGTTAGTTGGTTATGTGCTACACCTTTCTCTCATCATTAGCACGTATATTTAAGTGCTTGTATGTAAGtcagtgtttgtcagtgtttaactcATATGCTTAGTATTGTAAGActgtgtctgctgtggtttgccTTGTATGGTAATCAGTCAAAGCAGTTTTCGTTCTTCATGTTTGCTGTTTGGTTCAtcatgttaataaacgtctgtgtcaTGTGAACCATGGCTTGTATTTGCCTCCTGCCTTTCCACCCTCAtcacaatatttacattaaaaaggaacacaatgtttttaatgtaaaggtACAACCTACAGGTCTCATATAATTGGATTTCTCCCTCAGGAATAGAGTTGACAAATATGGATACTAAATTGCTTTTGTTGAATGTGtacatttaattcatatttgtttatgtgcatttttgAAAGAATTAGTTTTTTTATAGAAATGAATGATGTGCCATATTCAGGATGAACACTGAGGTGCTGCTCTATGTGTGGACATAATTAAGAAGTTAGAATATCTAGATGTTCAGTATCAGTACCAAGTAGATCCAGAGACGCCACTGAGATACATGATGCAGTCTAGCAGTTTCTCTTCACTCAGCTGGCTCAGTGACCCCAGCAATCCAATCATAGCTCTCTCCCCACCACCAGAGCCCAGCACAGCAATGTTGGGTACCTCGTCCTGCAGTCAttagaacacaacacacaccctaaacccACCACACATCTAGGAGACCCCCTGTCAGTCCACAAGCTTCAAACAGTTTTTGTAACACAGGCTTGTTGAAGACCAGGCACATTCACAGATATAATACTGATGGTCAACGTTTTGAAATATGTACAGATATTGTACAGATCTGAAGAGAATGACATAATGTTAGCATCAGCACTCCAATGTGACCACCCTATGAGTTGTGTGAGGAGCAGGGGTGTCACATCCTAAtcttaaaactaaactaaactaaagccATGTGTGTCCCTACAGCACCagtaaaaacaagaacaaaaacatgttttatatttatttgtagatgCTTATATTACACTCCCAATATGCTGGTTTGAGCAAAGATTCAAATAGGCATAATTATTTGTAGCATAAAGCAATTGTAACAATTGTATAAGACTGAGGAATATATTTAAGAATCTGATTCACCACACTGCAGGATATATTGTGATGCTGAAGACACTGAAGAACAGTTGCTCTCCTTTTGGCCACATGTTGACTCTCATCCTCATTCAGAGAGTGGCCAATTCTCACttcactgctacacacacagtatacaatAACAGGTAAAACAGTCTTGCCCCAATCCCACTGGTCATGTTTAACACCACCGTTCATATATGGTGTCTTTCACTGTCATGAAAGTGTTTTGAAGTTTTGTTGCGCTGGGCCAATGTAGCATGATCATGCATAGACAGGAATAAGcattcacaaatacaaaatgtaaataaaaatgtagaagAATGTGAATAGTACATTAACctgaaatgctattttaaaattacTGTACTATATTACTCTAACATATGTTAACAATCACAATTTGattaaactaaaaaaataaaatcttaaaaaaaaaagtaaaatcataaaaataccTTCTGGGGCTGTCCATCTGCAGGGATTAAATGGGGCCAGGGAAGTAAAAGGAGCAATTCTGAGAAGAGACAAGCATCATTTTGTGAACATTTGACAAAAGTCTTGTCACCTAAGAAAACCAGGCAAACCTTAAAAAAGTGATGTGAACTATCAACATGTCATCTGTCCCTCCAGAAAGTCTTATACTTAGGACCATTGTTATTCAGTGTTTAAGGACAGTGACAGAGCAAAATCATTCAGCAAATCAGAGAGCAGCATTTTTCTCGTACctgcatataaacaaacatatttttagtATAGCTACAGGAGAGAACTGCCACTCGTTACAGAGTGTACTGTCAgaaatgtgatcaagaggatgtttgtaataaatgtgtcaGGTCCAGACTGTATATGTTTATTCAGGGTCTGTGCTTTATAGTTAGCACCTTCTTCAACATGTCCATGATGATCTTCAACATGTTTCTGGTTCAGTCTGCTGTCCCCACATGCCTTAAAAAGAGGGTAGTTTCTGCTAGAAAAGAGGGTGATTTCTTCTTATCCAAGTGACTATCGACAAATGACTATGATCAGAAGCACTCACTTCCATCActacaacagtagaactcactATCATCACTACAAAAGTAGCACTGTCTCTTATCACTAGATCAGAAGCACTCACTCCCATCGCTATGAAATGGTCCGATAAACTGGTCAAGAATTTCATC contains the following coding sequences:
- the LOC118241143 gene encoding cytosolic phospholipase A2 gamma-like, translated to MDSPRSSEVRIGHSLNEDESQHVAKRRATVLQCLQHHNISCSVDEVPNIAVLGSGGGERAMIGLLGSLSQLSEEKLLDCIMYLSGVSGSTWCMASAYQEPDWSKQMETVKQNIIQKLTSDQVNYHKTCCKLRKMCEKDNFSITDIWAVLIVSSVVKEIDEQVLTEQRGQHTKNPYPIYTVIDKKSKYDTLCKDSWFEITPHECGYSLTGAFVDSKCLGSRFEKGAKTEEQPELDMLYIQGLCGSALADGEEIKKTIFKGLLKLSTGLKNLVLKANISASNDDELVMHTLLELNLHFFNGEDLKNDITKMNELLKEKHDKEGNEVKLQEPITDEILSNYTLKVCDCLPHWFPKTVESKTNTSLPNPNDQVFCGIVIAKCMRKVWQWDWGTHYNFLYKMTVDEVHPSILESKTRQYEDTGLLLNSPYFSVLRKERNVDLIISLDFSDGDPFETVDKAAQMCKDLQIPFPTVELPENEEEPKDFYVFKNNPNAPVVIHMPLFNTVNCKGEVKMWKDIYHTFQLSYNDKMINDLLEKAGLNITNTKEKLLKEIEKVIKRKKHWTTKPN